Sequence from the Pedobacter sp. D749 genome:
ATCGTATGACTATTTCTGCGCTCGTTTGAAAACGAGCGCAAACGAAACTGTCAGATAGTAACGTCTGACAGCACCTAGTACACACAACTCAGCGCCTCTGTATTTTTCTCTCCGTGGCCTCTGTGTTTAAAGATGCTTAAATGGAACAAACCAGTATTTAAAACGTTATATTAGCGTTCCATCTCATTTTATGCAGGCCGAAACAGAAATTTTAATTATTGGTGGTGGATTGGCAGGTTTAACAGCCGCACTTCACCTGAATAAGATGGGTTTAAATGTTATACTGATTGAGAAAGATACCTATCCTCACCATAAAGTTTGCGGCGAATATATTTCGAACGAGGTACTACCCTACTTTGAATGGCTCGGCCTGGATATCGAAAACCTTGCCCCTGCACTCATCAGCGACCTGCTTTTCACCTCAAACCTTGGTAAAAGCATACAAACAAAATTACCGCTCGGCGGTTTTGGTTTAAGCAGATATACCATCGATCATTATTTGTATACCGAACTCATCAGGAGAAAAGTAAACATCGTTCATGATCGCGTTGTAGAAATAAAGTTTACCAATAATCAATTTACAGTATCAACTGCTAACAATACTTTTGTTGCTGCTTATGTTATTGGGGCTTATGGAAAACGATCGGCTATTGATATTAAGCTAAACCGGAGTTTCATTAATAAACAATCGCCATATCTGGCAGTTAAAGCACATTACAAAGCCGATTTCCCGAATAACGTGGTTAGCCTGCATAATTTCGAAGGTGGCTATTGCGGCGTTTCAAAGGTTGAAAATGACCGGTTGAATATCTGTTATCTGACCAATTACGAAAGTTTTAAAAAGCATAAAAACCTGCTTGCCTTTCAGGAAAACGTACTCTATAAAAACAGCTATCTGAAGGCTATTTTTGAAAATGCTTCAGATTTATTCGATGTTCCGTTAACCATTAGTCAGATTTCTTTTGAAGCTAAAGAACCTGTAAATAACCATATTTTAATGATTGGTGATACTGCAGGTTTGATTCATCCACTTTGTGGGAACGGCATGGCCATGGCCATTCACAGTGCCAAAATAGTTTCAGAACTTTTGCATCAAAGAATCAAGGGGCAAATTAATTCCCGCACAGCACTCGAAGAAAGTTATACCGCCGGCTGGAACAGGGAATTTAAAAGCCGCTTAAAAACGGGAAGAATGTTATCTTCCTTGCTGAGAAACAATAAATTCGAAAGTGTAGCCATGAGTGCATTGACTAAAATGCCCTTTCTGCTCCATAAAATAATTAAAAAAACACATGGCAAACCCATTACAATTTCACCATAAATGCCAGTAGATACCACATTTAGAAGCACCGCACCAGAGATTATGGATGATTTCGCCATGGAAGGTGAAATATTGCGCGATGCATTAGACAAAATAGCCAGCATTAACCAACTCCTTGGTGGTAATAAAGTTACGCTCGATGGAGTTAAAACTTTAATCAAGGGCAAACCATTTGATCAGATTATACGTATTACCGATATCGGTTGTGGAAATGGAGATATGTTACGGACCCTGGCCGATTATGCGAAAAAACAAGGTTTACATTTTATTTTAAAAGGGATAGATGCCAATAAATTCACCATAAATCATGCACAAAGTTTATCTGCAAACTACCCGAATATCACCTATGCCTGCAGCGATATTTTTGAGGATTTAAATAAAGATGAACCCTGCGACATTATGCTCTGCACATTAACGCTACATCATTTTAAAGATGAAGAAATTATTGATTTGCTAAACAATTTTAAACGATCGGCAAAAATGGGTATTGTGATAAACGACCTGCAAAGAAGTGCAGTAGCCTATTACCTGTTTAAAGTATTGTGTTATGTTTTCCGTTTAAATAATATGTCGAGAGAAGATGGTCTAGTATCCATTCTGCGTGGGTTTAAAAGGGCAGATTTGCTTAAATACAGCAAACAATTAAAGCTAAAATCGAGTTCAATAAAATGGAAATGGGCTTTCCGCTACCAATGGATAATTAAAACAATATGAGCGTAACCGTAAAAGCAGTAAGTAAAGCCTTGCCCGAGTTTTGGAGGTCAACCGATGAAATTTTGCCGTTTCTGGATATTTGGCTAAAAGATCAGGATGATCGCTTTATCCGAAAAGTAAAAAAGATTTTTGAAAGCGCAGCAGTAGATAAAAGGTACTCGATCATGTCGCCCGAAGAGGTTTTTAGTGATTTAAGTTTTGAAGAGCGAAACAACATTTATGTAAGAGAAGGGATAAAGCTGGGTGCTAAATGTTTGGAAACTGCACTCGAAAAAGCCAGTTGGAAAGCTCAGGATTTAGATTACATTATTACGGTAAGCTGTACCGGAATCATGATCCCTTCTTTAGATGCTTATTTAATCAACTTACTTAAGCTTCGCCAAGATATCGTGCGCTTGCCGGTTACCGAAATGGGTTGTGCAGCAGGTGTATCAGGCATGATTTACGCAAAGAATTTTCTGAAAGCCAATCCAGGCAAACGGGCAGCAGTTATTGCAGTAGAATCTCCAACGGCAACCTTTCAATTAAACGATTTTTCGATGGCCAACATTGTAAGTGCAGCAATATTTGGCGATGGTGCTGCCTGTGTACTGTTAAGTTCGAATGAAGATGATAGCGGACCAGAGCTTTTGGCTGAAGAAATGTACCATTTTTATGAGGCTGAAGAGATGATGGGATTTAAACTCACCAATACCGGACTGCAGATGATACTGGATGTGGCCGTTCCTGAAACTATTGCCAATCATTTCCCCAATATCATCCATCCATTTTTGATAAAAAACGGGTTCGAAATTAATGATATAGACCATTTGATCTTCCATCCGGGAGGAAAAAAGATTATCCAGATTGTTGAAGAATTATTTGGACAACTTGGTAAAAACATAGATGAAACAAAAGAAGTTTTAAAGCTTTATGGAAACATGAGCAGCGCAACGGTTCTTTATGTTTTAGAACGGATTATGGACAAAAAGCCAATGCCGGGAGAAAAAGGGCTGATGTTAAGCTTCGGCCCGGGATTTTCGGCACAACGCATCCTTTTACAATGGTAACCATTCAATAATTCACTCAATCAATTATTCAATAATTCAAATATGAATCCACAAGAAATATTAGATAAACTGCCTTACGGTAAATCTTTTCTTTTTGTTGATGAGTTATTACATATTGATGAAAATGGAGCAAAAGGCACTTATACTTATGCCAAAGATCTACCTTTTTACGAAGGTCATTTTAAAAACCTTCCACTTACCCCAGCAGTAATCCTTACCGAAACCATGGCACAGATTGGATTGGTTTGCCTGGGCATTTACCTGCTAAAAAACATGGAAACTGATCAAAACATATCCATTGCCATGACATCAAATGCAATCGATTTTTTAAAACCAGTTGCACCGGGAGAAAAAGTTACGGTAACGAGCGAGAAAATATATTTCAGGTTTAATAAACTGAGTTGCAAGGTAAAAATGGAAAATGTAGCAGGCGAGATGGTTTGCAAAGGAAATATTTCCGGAATGTTAATTTCGAAAGAAAATGAATAACAGAGTTGTAATTACAGGCTTAGGCATATGTGCACCCAATGGCGTTACCCTGGCTGAGTTTTCTGACGCCATAAAAAAAGGACTCTCCGGGATCCGTCATCAGCCCGATTTGGAAGCCTTAAACTTCTCTTGTCAGATAGCAGGCAAACCATTACTTAGCGACGAGCGCATCAGTCAATATTTTACACCACTTGAATTACGAAACCTAAACAGCACAGGAATTATATATGGTGTTATTGCTGGCCTGGATGCCTGGAAAGATGCAGGCTTAGCCATCGAAAATAATGACGAACCCGACTGGGATAGTGGTACCATTTTCGGAACCGGCACTTCTGGTATAGATAAATTTAGATGGGCAATTAATAAGATAGATGCGCTTGAAATTAAAAAACTGGGCAGTTCAGTTGTGATACAAACCATGGCCAGCGGCGTAAGCGCTTTTATCAGTGGTAAACTTGGCTTAGGAAACCAGGTAAGCACCAATTCATCTGCCTGCGCAACAGGAGTCGAAAGTATCTTGCTGGCTTATGAAAGAATTAAAACCGGTCAGGCGACAAGAATGTTAGCAGGAAGTACCAGCGACAGCGGGCCTTATATTTGGGGTGGTTTTGATGCCATGAAGGTTTGCACTTTTAAACACAACCACGAACCGGAAAAAGGTAGCCGCCCAATGAGTGCAACAGCAAGTGGCTTTGTACCTGGAAGCGGTGCAGGTGCTTTGGTATTAGAATCGCTCGAAAGTGCAATGGCAAGAAAGGCCAGAATTTATGGCGAGGTACTTGGCGGACATATCAATTCTGGTGGTCAGCGGGGCTTAGGTACCATGACAGCCCCTAACCCCATTGCAGTTCAGCGATGTATTCAGGCAGCCTTAAAAAATTCAGGTATTGAAGCCCATGAAATCGACGTAATTAACGGCCACCTTACCGCAACAACTAAAGATGCACTCGAAATAGAAAACTGGAAAATGGCATTACAACTGCCTGCTGATGATTTTCCATACATCAACTCTTTGAAAAGTATGATTGGTCATTGTATTGCGGCTTCAGGCAGTATAGAATGTGTCGCTTCAATACTGGAACTTTCAGAGGATTTTATATTTCCTAATATTAATTGCGAAGACTTAAACCCTGAGATTACGGCTTTAATTGATGCGAAATGCATTCCAGAAACCGTAATTCATCAACCAATTAATATCTTAGCAAAAGCAAGTTTTGGTTTTGGCGATATTAATGCCTGCATTATTTTTAAAAAGTATACCCATGAATAAAGAAGAGATCATCGAAGCCTTAAAAACAATTGTTCAGCCATACAGCGAAGAGTCAACAGCCTTGGCTCACATCGACGAAAACACCGATTTTATTAATGATTTGAAAATAAATTCGGCTAACCTGGTTGATATTGTCCTGGATATTGAAGAGAAATTTAACATCGAAATAGACAATGATTCGATGGCTAAAATGCTCAACGTAAAAGCCACGACCGAAATTATTGCCCAAAAGCTTGAAGCACATGCTGGGTAACGACATCGTTGATTTGGATCTGGCTAAAATCCAGAGTAACTGGAGGCGTAAAAATTACCTCGATAAAATTTTCACAGCGGAAGAACAGTTATTGATTACTTCAGCAGAAAGGCCTGATGAAATAGTATGGCTGTTGTGGAGCATGAAAGAATCGGCTTATAAAATTTATAACCGAAAAACAGGCATCCGGAATTTTGCTCCTAAAAGTTTAAACTGTAGTGTTTATGCCGGCGCTAGTGAGATAAAAGGTACGGTAAACATCGATCATGATACTTACTTTACTAAAAGTGACATTCAGTTACAATATATCCATACCATAGCTGCTCCTGTTTATAGCAAGCTGGAAGAAATTAAAGTTTCAATTTATGAGGCTCCAAATCATCCAGATGATTATAAACGCACTAAACCGGGCAGTGTAAGCCACCATGGACAGTATTTAGCTTTGGTGTATTAATCAGCTTATGTTTTAAAGGTTAAAAAAAACTGACCTGATAAACTAAAAGAGCTTATGAAATGGTATTTGATGCTTAATTTTAAATTCGCTCAATTCATCACAACTCCCAGTTTGTTCGACGTATTTTTCTAATCCACATTTATTAACATCAAAATTCCATTTATCTATATCTGCACCTATTTGACGAAATACAAATATTTCATCATTTGTTGAATAGGAATTTCTGCCAATTATTTGTTTTGCACTTATAGATCCAGAAAAGAGTTCATTATTTAGATAAGAATAATCATAAAATAAAAAATGGTTTTTATTTACATATTGTTCATAATACCGGGATTGTTTTAATGAATTAGTTTTTTTATCCAAAATCCATAGGTAAGAAACCAAAAGCTTTTCATTGGCAGAAAGATTTCCTTTAATATTAATAACGGTATTAATACTATCAGATTTAATACTTTCTTCTGTAAGATTTAACTTTACGAGCTCATAGAAATGATTTGGCAATAACCCCAAACGCAATTTAATTTGAGGATTACTCCCATAAGTTACCTTCGGACGGCTATTTGAATTAATCGGATTACAAGCATAATCAATATTTAATTTTACTTTTTTACTGCTACCAGCGACAATAAGATCTTTTAAATCAGGACAGTTCAGATTTAACAAGCCTTCGTTTAATAAGATAACCTTTTCGTTATTCCGAACAACAGACTGTCTCAAAAAAACCTTCGCGTTGAAAGCATTTGGATTTAATTGCAGAAAGGATATGTTCAACAATGAATCAATTGTTTTTCGTTTGTTAAAACTTATTTGAACATCATCTAATTGGAATGACTTTGCTGTTAAAACGATATTTTTCTGAAGGGAATCAGTTAAAACAACAGTGGAAGCTTCATAAAAAGGAAAAGTTACCTTCAATGTATCACCCAATTTGGCATTGGCTTCAAAATAACCAGATGCATCACTATTGCCAACATATTTGCCGGAAATTATTATTGAGGCACCTATTAAAGGTTCTTTACCATCAAAAACATGCCCTGTAAGATAAAATGACTGTGCATCAACATTAACAGAAAATAGAAAAAACAAAATCGCTAAAAAAGCATTTTTAGCGTTACATATATATTTAAACATAAGCTGGTATAAAAGGAAGTAAAATAGCAGGTATTTGACCTGCTATTTTTGTTTAATTATTTTCCATGTGCTCCATCTGAGCCTAAGGTAAGTCCAATATTATCCTGTAACCAATGATAAGCGTCATCCAAAGCATTACCAACTGCTTCAAATGCTCTGCTAAACCAGCTTCCACCATCAATTGACTTCATTTCTGTTAAAGATAATTCTTCAACCTCATATTTTTTAAGATTTTTCATATTGTATTTTTTAATTAGTTTTAAGCCTGCTATTTAGACAATCCGGTTTATATTTTAGTTATTTATAGGTTTGAGGTTGGATCGGCACCTACCACATCGGTAACAATTTCATGCACTACATCCAAAACAAACTCTTTTATCGAATTCCACGCCCTGCCAATCCAGCTGCCTCCTTCAACAAGAGATATTTCTGAGAAGCTCATCTCCTGAACATTTAAGTTCTCTAGATTTAATTTTTTCACAATTTAGATTTTATTGATTTCACCTACTCGTTAAAGGCTTTTCGGTATACGCCTTTTTGTTGCAACGGTACTAAATTACTTTTGCTCACTATACAAAAAAAGGAGTGGATAATTTTGCTGATAAAAAAAACCAGCATTTATATCCGTTAACTCCTGAGGCTTTAAAACCGTAAAATCGGCCCTAATATTTACTTCGAATGCCTGGGTATAATAATATGTTTGTAACTGTCGCGAGTATTCTATCGGAGCGCCCATTAATTTCAACTCATCTAATACCACGTATAGTCGCGAGGTAGAAATTGATAATCTTCTTGCTAAATTTTCAGGAGCACCTGTACGGCTTTCTTTTATCAATTTGTGAATGATCTTAATGCGATCGATGTATTCTAATAGTTTCATAGTACAGGTGGATAATTAAATGCTATCTCTTACAAATTCAAGTGAGGGTGTGATCAGACTTGGTAGGTCATCATCGCCAAATTGCTGTTTCCATAAACTAGCATAATGCCCATTCGCCATCATCATTTCCGTATGGCTCCCCTCTTCTACAACCTTTCCTTTATCTAATACAATAATCTGATCAGCCTTTCTAATCGTAGGTAACCGATGCGCAATGATGATGATTGTTTTCTTTTGCATCCTTAGCAAATCTATTGTTCGCTGCACATACTGCTCTGAAGCTGAATCTAAAGAGGAAGTAGCTTCATCCAGAATTAAAATTTCAGGATTACGGTATAGTGCCCTCGCGATGGCGATCCTTTGTTTTTGTCCACCTGATAAAGAGGCTCCGTTTTCACCTAAATAAGTCTGAAAACCTTCTGGCAAAGCTTCAATAAAATCGATAATCCCCAATTGTGTGCAAATACCAATAATCTGTTGCATATTTGGCTCATAATCGCCAATGGCAATATTTTCGATTACATTTCCTGCAAAAAGATCAATTTTTTGTGGCACAACACTTAATAAATTTCTTAAAGAGGCATTATTCAAATACTTAAGCGCATGATTACCAATAAAAATATTACCTGATTGTATGGGATAAATATTTTGTAGCAAAGACATTAAGGTAGATTTACCGGATCCACTCTCCCCAACAATAGCGGTAAAACTTCCGGCCTTAATCATTAGATTTAGATCATCAAACACATTAACGCGACTCCCATACCTAAAGGCTACATGTTCAAATCTGATATCGCCCATTAATTCTTTGGTGAGGAAAACGCCAGATGAATTTTGTTCAATTTCCAAATCCATGATTTCAAACAAACGATCAGAGGCGATCATGGCATCTTGAATAGATTTGTTTGCTCCAATTAAGCAAGTAGCAGGACCAGTAAAATAACCGATTAATGTATAGAAAGAGAATAATTCACCAGGGGTAATTTCGCCGTCTAAAACATAACCGGCACCCACCCAAAGTAAAACGATTGTAAGCATACGGGCAATAACCTCTGTTGAGGTACCAGAAAAAACAGAGTTTAATCCTGATTTATAAATTGTTCTTAGGAGGCCGATAAAATGAGTCTCTGTTTTTTCATTCGTAAATCTTTCTAAACCAAATCTTTTAATTGTGGCCACATTATTTAAACCTTCTACCAATTGCGATTCCAACTCTGCCGACTCCTCCATCAACTTCCGCTGAATTTTTTTGTTTAATTTATTGCTGATGAAATAAATCAATAAATACAATGGAATAACAGCTAACATCATTAAGGCCAGTTTCCAATAGTAACTGAACATTAAAATAAAAGAGAACACCACAATAAAGCCGTTTACCACCAGGTTAATGGAAACATCGTTTATAAAAGCCCTTATTTTAACCGCGTCGTTTACTCTAGAAATAATTTCGCCCACCCTCATTGGTATCGAAAAATTGTTGAGGCAGTTTTAAGAGATGTTTATAGTAACCCAAGATCAAGCGGGCATCTATCTGTTGCCCCGTACGGATGGTAAAAATAGTTTTAGCGGTGCCTATAAACAATTGCAGCCCTAAAATGGCTACCATCATTAAGCTCATTAAATTAAGCAGGTTCCGGTTACCTTCTACCAAAACATGATCAGTTATTTTTTGAACAAAAACAGAGGTAGATAGCCCAAGTATGGTATAAATCAAAGCACCAAAAAGTGCCTGTACTACAATACTTTTATGTGGTTTAATCAGGTTCCAAAAACGGCTTTTAGTATCAACCTTTTCATTTCCTTGTTTAAAGCCTTCATCAGGCAATAACAGCACCAATACACCTGTCCATTCGCTTGTAAATTCATCAATGGTTTTGCGGTGTATTTTTCCATCGCCGGGGTCCATTACTTCGACGTATTTATCCGTTACCTTATAAATAACCACATAATGCTGCAATTGCTTCTTTACTACTACATGAGCAATTGCCGGTAGTGGAATTTTAGAAAGACTATCTAAATTGCCCTTTACCCCTTTTGCTTCAAAACCCAGTTTATTTGCCGCTTCTATCAAACCTAAAACATTGGTTCCTTTTTGATCAGTACTGGCCAATTGGCGGATCCGCGCAACAGGCATTTTCAATTTATAAAATGCAGCTATAGATGCCAAACAAGCAGCACCACAATCGGTAATATCGCGTTGTTTTATTAGTGTAGACATAGAAGTGAGATATTAGATTTGAGACTGGAGATATGAGACTGGAGCACTATGATTGGTAATTTGAGATTTCGGCTTTAACCTTTAAGCTATCCACCTTAAACCCTAAGCCTTTTACCCTACGCCTTTTAAGGGGTTTAACCAATCATCAACTTTATCATAAAGCAGTTGATATAGGTTTCGTTTGGCAATAGCAAAATGTGCATTAAAGGTCATACCCTTTTTTACCTGGCCTTTATAACCGTTTTTTAATTTCAAATAATCCCTATCCAATTTACACTTCACTTTAAAATAAGGACTCTGGTTAATCAATATAATATCGTCTGAAATATCGGCCACTATACCTGCAAGCAAACCCCATTGGTTATAGCTAAAAGCATCGATCTGAAACCTAACGGTTTGCCCGGTTTTAATTAAACCGATATCTGACGGTTTAATATAACAAATGGCCAACAGGGCACTATCTGGCGATATTTCGCCTATTTTCTGATTGGCAGAAATGAAAGAACCCAATTGTAAGCCTGACAGATTTTGTACCGTGCCAGAAATCCCTGCGGTTAAGTGATATAGTTTTTCCTGCTCGGTAAGCTGGATCTTCTGACTATCCAAGTCCTTGAGTTCTTTTCTATATTGATTAGATTCGGTTTGCCACTGAGTTTTATATTTCCTGGCAACCATTTTAAAATCGGAAAGTGCCTGTTCGTAATTAAATTTATATTGCTCATACTCTGCTTCGGTAACTACCCTCTTGCTGAAAAGAATCTCATACCTTTTATAAATTTTGCAGGCCTGTTCGCGTGCATTTAATGCATTTTGAATCTGCTCTGCGTATTGTTGCCAGCTTGCAGCATACAGGCCGGTCTGCAATGCAGGTTGCCCGGCATTGCTTAAATCGACCAGTTTTAAGAGGAGGAGCGCATCATTTAATAAATCTTTTAATTCACGGGAGCGATTATTCAAAATCACATTTTGTGTTTCGGGTATGGTAGGATCAATATTTAAAAGGAGTTGTCCTTTTTTTATTTTTTTGTTATCGGTTAAATTAATCAGCGTAATTTTCCCGGAGACTGGCGCCAGCAATTCTGCCCTTTCGATGTTACTCTGCAAAGAACCATTACCTTTAACACTTACGGTTGTATAAATAAAAGGCAGGGCAGCAAAAGCAATAAGAATGAAAAATATGGTGGCAGAATAAATAATTTGTGTACGAACCTTGGTGTGGTGTAAAAAAATAATGGCGTTATCTTCGAAATTGGCATCTTCTGTAAAAGACATAATCATCAATTGGCTTGGTTAAGGCCAAGTTTGTGATTATTATTTTATGCGGGAAAAAAGATACACGAAATGGGCTATTGTAGGGATGAATCTGTTTTGATCTTTAGAAAATAAAAAACCGATAGATGCACAAATAGGCACTATCGGTTAACAATATTTTAATCGTATTTGGCTTTCTTAGAATTAATTTATTTCATATTTTTAATTAAATATAGCTTTATTGCTCAAAATACAGTTTAAATTAGTTTGAGAGAGTTAACGTTATTTAGACAAATCAATACTTACATTTTTACCATCACGGTTTCCATCATTTCTGCCAATTTTATATGCAACCATCATGGTACTAAACAATAGTAAAAACAAGATCAACTTAACCCAATTATTTTCCAGTATTTTCATAGTATATGTTATAATTAAAATTAACAAATTACTCGTTTATTGCTTTTGAAACGCCATAACCTATCCAGTAGGCTACTCCAAATATACTACCAGACATCGCCCTAAGCATGTGGCTAACTATTGATATTTCTTGAGAGCCGCCACTGATCATTAATTGCTCAGTTTTGTTTAATTCTATTAATTTGATGGTTGTAAGCTTTACACTAAGATTTTTATTATAATTTTCCATATATTTTTTATTTTAATTAACAGATAACTATCTATTTCCATCTGCTCTACCAATTTCATAAGCAGCATACAATGCAATTCCCAAAAGCCCACCCGCAAACAAAAGAACAATTGGATTCCCGGCATCAACGGTTAACATCTCTTTAGCATCCATTTCCTGAACACCAAAACGCTCTAATTTTAAGTTTTTCATTTCGTTTAATTTAAATTTTTGTTTCTTACTCTTTAAAGGCTTTTCAGGTTCCGCCTATGTTGGACTAACATGAAACAAGTATCTAATTTTAAAATTCGACTCAGAAAAAAGATACACGAAATGGGCTATTTTAGGGATGAATCTGTTTTGATCTTTAGAAAATAAAAAAACCGATAGATGTACTAATTACATCTATCGGTTAACTACTTAAATACTATTTTAGAAATATTGCAATATTTAACAATTAATTAATTTTTTATACTAATGTTAAAGCCTTTAGCAAAACTCCTCCCAAAAGATTCAGTAATTTCGCCCAACACAAAAACAAGTAAAACAATAGCAATTACAGTAGATAACGCTTTTGCATTTTTTTTAATAATATTATTCATATTGCCTAAAATTAAAATGTACTTTAAAAATTCTATTTTTTCACAAAAATTCTTTCCTATAAGCTGCTGATTCTGCCACTTCTCCGGCTAGATAAACAAGTCCACCAATTGCTGCAAAAACCTGCCAAATCCCTCCATTTATATTTTTCTTTTCCACCAAAGTTAATTCTTTGACTTCTAATTTTTAAAATCTACTTTCATTTTATATCTATTTTTTTTATAAAACATTACATTGACAGCCGTTTTCAAATTTCTCGATTAGGTAGGCAGAACCGGGTGCCATAAATATAACCAAATTGGTACATTACCTCCACTTATTTTATCCATTTCTTTAATATCCATCTTCTGAACAACAAAATTGCTTAATTCTTATTTTTTCATTTCGTTTAATTTAAAATTTATTCCTTAATCATTTAAGGCTTTTCAGGTTCCGCCTATGTTGGCCTAACATGAAACAAGTATCTAATTTTAAAATTTTACTCAGAAAAAAGATAAACTAAAAGGGAAATTGTAGGGATGAAAAGGCTCGATTAAGAGAGTTGGTCATGAATTTCGCCATGGAACCAAAAGCCTACCAGCAATAAATGATTAGGATTTACACACTTCATGAGCCAAATCCAGGTAATTTCTTTCATACATGGATTAAACTCATTTGTAATTAATGGAAATAGAAAATATTCTAACATTATTAGTGGCTAACATAATATGCCGCCTTACCAATAAAATAACCACCTAAATAAGTTATTCCAATTAGGGCAAAAGCCAGAAAGATAAATAGCAGAAGGTTGTTTTT
This genomic interval carries:
- a CDS encoding type III polyketide synthase; this translates as MSVTVKAVSKALPEFWRSTDEILPFLDIWLKDQDDRFIRKVKKIFESAAVDKRYSIMSPEEVFSDLSFEERNNIYVREGIKLGAKCLETALEKASWKAQDLDYIITVSCTGIMIPSLDAYLINLLKLRQDIVRLPVTEMGCAAGVSGMIYAKNFLKANPGKRAAVIAVESPTATFQLNDFSMANIVSAAIFGDGAACVLLSSNEDDSGPELLAEEMYHFYEAEEMMGFKLTNTGLQMILDVAVPETIANHFPNIIHPFLIKNGFEINDIDHLIFHPGGKKIIQIVEELFGQLGKNIDETKEVLKLYGNMSSATVLYVLERIMDKKPMPGEKGLMLSFGPGFSAQRILLQW
- a CDS encoding carboxypeptidase-like regulatory domain-containing protein, with the protein product MFKYICNAKNAFLAILFFLFSVNVDAQSFYLTGHVFDGKEPLIGASIIISGKYVGNSDASGYFEANAKLGDTLKVTFPFYEASTVVLTDSLQKNIVLTAKSFQLDDVQISFNKRKTIDSLLNISFLQLNPNAFNAKVFLRQSVVRNNEKVILLNEGLLNLNCPDLKDLIVAGSSKKVKLNIDYACNPINSNSRPKVTYGSNPQIKLRLGLLPNHFYELVKLNLTEESIKSDSINTVINIKGNLSANEKLLVSYLWILDKKTNSLKQSRYYEQYVNKNHFLFYDYSYLNNELFSGSISAKQIIGRNSYSTNDEIFVFRQIGADIDKWNFDVNKCGLEKYVEQTGSCDELSEFKIKHQIPFHKLF
- a CDS encoding helix-turn-helix domain-containing protein, with the protein product MKLLEYIDRIKIIHKLIKESRTGAPENLARRLSISTSRLYVVLDELKLMGAPIEYSRQLQTYYYTQAFEVNIRADFTVLKPQELTDINAGFFYQQNYPLLFLYSEQK
- a CDS encoding NAD(P)/FAD-dependent oxidoreductase encodes the protein MQAETEILIIGGGLAGLTAALHLNKMGLNVILIEKDTYPHHKVCGEYISNEVLPYFEWLGLDIENLAPALISDLLFTSNLGKSIQTKLPLGGFGLSRYTIDHYLYTELIRRKVNIVHDRVVEIKFTNNQFTVSTANNTFVAAYVIGAYGKRSAIDIKLNRSFINKQSPYLAVKAHYKADFPNNVVSLHNFEGGYCGVSKVENDRLNICYLTNYESFKKHKNLLAFQENVLYKNSYLKAIFENASDLFDVPLTISQISFEAKEPVNNHILMIGDTAGLIHPLCGNGMAMAIHSAKIVSELLHQRIKGQINSRTALEESYTAGWNREFKSRLKTGRMLSSLLRNNKFESVAMSALTKMPFLLHKIIKKTHGKPITISP
- a CDS encoding 3-hydroxyacyl-ACP dehydratase FabZ family protein, translating into MNPQEILDKLPYGKSFLFVDELLHIDENGAKGTYTYAKDLPFYEGHFKNLPLTPAVILTETMAQIGLVCLGIYLLKNMETDQNISIAMTSNAIDFLKPVAPGEKVTVTSEKIYFRFNKLSCKVKMENVAGEMVCKGNISGMLISKENE
- a CDS encoding beta-ketoacyl synthase — protein: MNNRVVITGLGICAPNGVTLAEFSDAIKKGLSGIRHQPDLEALNFSCQIAGKPLLSDERISQYFTPLELRNLNSTGIIYGVIAGLDAWKDAGLAIENNDEPDWDSGTIFGTGTSGIDKFRWAINKIDALEIKKLGSSVVIQTMASGVSAFISGKLGLGNQVSTNSSACATGVESILLAYERIKTGQATRMLAGSTSDSGPYIWGGFDAMKVCTFKHNHEPEKGSRPMSATASGFVPGSGAGALVLESLESAMARKARIYGEVLGGHINSGGQRGLGTMTAPNPIAVQRCIQAALKNSGIEAHEIDVINGHLTATTKDALEIENWKMALQLPADDFPYINSLKSMIGHCIAASGSIECVASILELSEDFIFPNINCEDLNPEITALIDAKCIPETVIHQPINILAKASFGFGDINACIIFKKYTHE
- a CDS encoding acyl carrier protein, with product MNKEEIIEALKTIVQPYSEESTALAHIDENTDFINDLKINSANLVDIVLDIEEKFNIEIDNDSMAKMLNVKATTEIIAQKLEAHAG
- a CDS encoding 4'-phosphopantetheinyl transferase superfamily protein, translated to MLGNDIVDLDLAKIQSNWRRKNYLDKIFTAEEQLLITSAERPDEIVWLLWSMKESAYKIYNRKTGIRNFAPKSLNCSVYAGASEIKGTVNIDHDTYFTKSDIQLQYIHTIAAPVYSKLEEIKVSIYEAPNHPDDYKRTKPGSVSHHGQYLALVY
- a CDS encoding methyltransferase domain-containing protein yields the protein MPVDTTFRSTAPEIMDDFAMEGEILRDALDKIASINQLLGGNKVTLDGVKTLIKGKPFDQIIRITDIGCGNGDMLRTLADYAKKQGLHFILKGIDANKFTINHAQSLSANYPNITYACSDIFEDLNKDEPCDIMLCTLTLHHFKDEEIIDLLNNFKRSAKMGIVINDLQRSAVAYYLFKVLCYVFRLNNMSREDGLVSILRGFKRADLLKYSKQLKLKSSSIKWKWAFRYQWIIKTI